A genome region from Nerophis lumbriciformis linkage group LG18, RoL_Nlum_v2.1, whole genome shotgun sequence includes the following:
- the LOC133617886 gene encoding alpha-2-HS-glycoprotein-like, with the protein MFVRPSPAASGQVPPPLSGLYKGRCFVSPVQLGPIFFIIMWAHLLLAVLACALLPGEAVTPSEDITCHQDSVAAAANFAVHHIDEHHQHGYKFKLGQIRGHNYEQTADGCNIDLQLMLQETKCHFTDAKPVENCEAFDMSQRGAVADCAVMLSVRASGTTVTSHQCTTKQTHSNEEMAMMCPDCPVMLPLNDPDAVKAVQKAVKKYNLESNNQHYFALLEVGRVLSSYIPSSGMMTYPKFVLVETNCPRNSRIAPEACTPRCPHRAQHAVCSTTYSLSGVSPPGCELFPAKNSTPLGPGEVEPQCGPSFHHRHEADTCSSQITDNDPALHHICPFPLPAELPHQEAV; encoded by the exons ATGTTTGTCCGGCCTAGTCCCGCCGCCTCAGGCCAAGTCCCGCCTCCTCTCTCAGGTCTTTATAAGGGCCGCTGTTTTGTCAGTCCAGTCCAGCTCGGACCaatcttcttcatcatcatgTGGGCCCATCTGCTTCTGGCTGTGCTGGCGTGCGCGCTGCTCCCCGGCGAGGCGGTGACACCTTCGGAGGACATCACGTGCCACCAAGACAGCGTTGCGGCCGCGGCGAACTTCGCCGTCCATCACATCGACGAGCACCACCAACACGGCTACAAGTTCAAGCTCGGACAGATCCGAGGACACAACTACGAACAG ACGGCTGACGGTTGCAACATTGATCTGCAGCTGATGCTCCAGGAGACCAAATGCCACTTCACCGACGCCAAACCTGTTGAGAACTGTGAGGCGTTTGACATGAGTCAACGG GGCGCGGTCGCCGACTGCGCCGTCATGTTGAGCGTGCGCGCGAGCGGGACCACAGTCACCAGTCATCAGTGTACCACTAAACAAA CACACTCTAATGAAGAGATGGCGATGATGTGTCCCGACTGCCCCGTGATGCTGCCTCTCAACGACCCCGATGCGGTGAAGGCAGTCCAGAAGGCGGTGAAGAAATACAACCTGGAGTCCAACAACCAGCATTACTTTGCTCTGCTGGAAGTGGGACGTGTGCTGAGCTCG TACATCCCATCCAGTGGCATGATGACCTACCCCAAGTTTGTCCTGGTTGAGACAAACTGTCCCAGAAACTCCAGGATCGCCCCCGAGGCCTGCACACCTCGCTGCCCCCATAGAGCT CAGCACGCCGTGTGCTCAACAACTTATTCCCTCAGTGGAGTCAGCCCACCAGGGTGTGAATTGTTCCCAGCCAAA AACTCTACCCCCCTCGGGCCTGGCGAGGTGGAACCCCAGTGCGGGCCGTCCTTTCACCACAGACATGAGGCCGACACCTGCAGCTCTCAGATAACCGACAATGATCCAGCTCTCCACCACATTTGTCCCTTCCCTCTCCCCGCAGAGCTGCCACATCAAGAGGCGGTTTAG